One Thalassotalea atypica DNA window includes the following coding sequences:
- the uvrB gene encoding excinuclease ABC subunit UvrB, with the protein MKNMELVSEYTPSGDQPTAIESLLDGIESGLAHQTLLGVTGSGKTYTVANVIEKLNRPTMMLAPNKTLAAQLYGEMKEFFPNNAVEYFVSYYDYYQPEAYVPTTDTFIEKDASINDHIEQMRLSATKALLERRDVIIIASVSAIYGLGDPDSYLKMMLHLRQGDIINQRDILRRLAELQYTRNDVAFQRATYRVRGDVIDIFPAESDRLALRVELFDEEIERISEFDPLTGSVERTLARVTVYPKTHYATPRDKILAAVEHVKVELKERSAQLKENNKLVEEQRIVQRTQFDIEMMTELGYCSGIENYSRYLSGREAGEAPPTLFDYLPDDGLLIIDESHVTVPQIGAMYKGDRSRKENLVEYGFRLPSALDNRPMKFEEFEALSPQTIYVSATPSNYELEKSGDDIAEQVVRPTGLLDPQIEVRPIETQVDDLLSEINKRVSIGERVLATTLTKRMSEDLTDYLDEHNIKTRYVHSDVDTVERVEIIRDFRLGKFDVLVGINLLREGLDMPEVSLVAILDADKEGFLRSERSLIQTIGRAARNVNGRAILYADRITKSMRKAIDETERRREKQHQYNVENGITPKGVVRKITDVMDVGTYSTAEQLAKKAAEPHAEYEVLSVDEIDVKVKQLEKSMLDHAQNLEFEQAAAVRDKIAKLRLQQLAR; encoded by the coding sequence ATGAAAAATATGGAATTAGTATCAGAATACACACCAAGCGGCGATCAGCCTACGGCAATTGAATCTTTGTTAGACGGTATTGAGTCGGGCTTAGCTCACCAAACGCTATTAGGCGTAACCGGTTCTGGTAAAACATACACCGTGGCTAATGTCATAGAGAAACTTAATCGCCCAACGATGATGCTCGCCCCAAATAAAACGCTAGCAGCTCAGCTTTACGGTGAGATGAAAGAGTTTTTCCCGAACAATGCTGTTGAATATTTTGTTTCGTACTATGACTATTATCAGCCTGAAGCGTACGTACCTACAACCGATACTTTTATTGAGAAAGATGCCTCAATTAATGACCATATTGAGCAAATGCGACTTTCAGCCACTAAAGCGTTATTAGAACGAAGAGACGTGATAATTATTGCGTCTGTATCGGCCATTTACGGGTTAGGCGATCCAGACTCTTATCTAAAAATGATGTTGCATTTAAGACAAGGTGACATCATTAATCAACGCGATATATTAAGACGCCTAGCAGAGCTTCAATACACTCGAAACGATGTAGCCTTCCAGCGGGCAACTTATCGCGTGAGGGGCGATGTTATCGATATATTCCCTGCTGAGTCTGACAGGTTAGCACTTCGGGTTGAATTATTTGATGAAGAAATTGAAAGAATCAGTGAATTTGACCCGCTAACGGGCTCGGTAGAGCGTACATTAGCGCGTGTTACGGTTTACCCAAAAACCCATTACGCTACCCCTAGGGATAAAATCCTCGCTGCCGTTGAACATGTCAAAGTTGAATTAAAAGAGCGCTCTGCGCAACTCAAAGAAAATAACAAATTGGTGGAAGAGCAACGTATTGTCCAGCGTACTCAATTTGATATAGAGATGATGACAGAGCTGGGTTATTGCTCTGGTATTGAGAACTATTCACGTTACCTTTCAGGTCGCGAAGCAGGTGAAGCACCACCAACATTGTTTGATTATTTACCGGATGATGGATTATTAATCATTGATGAGTCACATGTCACTGTACCGCAAATTGGTGCTATGTATAAAGGTGATCGTTCTCGTAAAGAAAACCTTGTTGAATATGGCTTTAGGTTACCTTCTGCATTAGATAACAGACCGATGAAATTTGAAGAGTTTGAAGCATTATCGCCTCAAACTATTTATGTTTCAGCGACCCCAAGTAATTATGAGCTTGAAAAATCAGGCGATGATATTGCTGAGCAAGTTGTTAGGCCAACGGGGTTACTTGATCCGCAAATTGAAGTACGTCCGATAGAAACGCAAGTTGATGATTTACTCTCTGAAATTAACAAGCGGGTGAGTATAGGTGAGCGTGTGCTAGCAACTACGTTAACTAAGAGGATGTCAGAAGACTTAACTGACTATTTAGATGAACATAATATCAAAACGCGTTATGTGCATTCGGATGTAGACACGGTTGAGCGAGTTGAGATTATTAGAGATTTTCGTTTAGGTAAATTTGATGTCCTAGTTGGCATCAACTTACTTCGGGAAGGATTAGATATGCCTGAAGTGTCACTTGTCGCGATTTTAGACGCTGATAAAGAAGGTTTCTTGCGATCAGAGCGCTCATTGATTCAAACCATTGGCCGTGCTGCACGTAATGTCAATGGTCGAGCCATATTGTATGCTGATCGTATCACTAAATCGATGCGCAAAGCCATTGATGAAACAGAACGTCGCCGAGAAAAGCAACATCAGTACAACGTTGAAAATGGCATCACACCTAAAGGTGTCGTGCGTAAAATTACTGACGTGATGGATGTTGGAACATATAGTACTGCTGAACAGTTAGCTAAGAAAGCGGCGGAGCCTCATGCTGAATACGAAGTACTTAGCGTTGATGAAATTGATGTTAAGGTTAAGCAGCTTGAAAAATCTATGTTAGACCATGCTCAAAACTTAGAATTTGAACAAGCTGCTGCAGTGAGAGATAAAATCGCTAAATTGAGACTACAACAATTAGCGAGATAA
- a CDS encoding MATE family efflux transporter, which yields MTTKKSKQQHDLLAGSVNTTLKNMTIPMIYGMVLLMTFNLVDTFFVGLLGTKPLAAVSFTFPITFTVISLTIGLGIGTSAVIARFLGEKDHMAAKNAATGALILTAIIVGLLSAVGFYFTDEIFTMLGASADLLPLIHEYIDIWYIGSVCLIGPMIGNAVLRASGDTKTPSIIMGSAGLINALLDPLFIFGWGPVPAMGIKGAAIATLVSWIFGLAFVLYLLMFKKKLIHTSFLPPTVFIDSCKRILHIGLPAAGANMLTPIAAAIMTAIVAVYGDSAVAAFGVGSRIESIASLVVLALSMTLPPFISQNFGAGNMERVEQAYRSSIKFVLVWQVVIYAVLILISGFIADAFSKEESVADIIKMFIYTLPLGYGLQGVIILTNSSFNALHKPMVALVLSIVRLFVCYVPLAYLGSELYGLEGLFVGALLGNLMMAFISYYSFTRQFTKDDVEVEPVSS from the coding sequence ATGACTACAAAAAAATCAAAACAACAGCACGACTTGTTAGCAGGCTCGGTTAACACAACTCTAAAAAATATGACCATACCGATGATTTACGGCATGGTGCTGCTAATGACGTTTAACTTAGTTGATACTTTTTTTGTCGGCTTATTAGGTACAAAACCACTAGCGGCAGTCAGTTTTACTTTTCCTATTACTTTTACGGTAATTAGCTTAACCATAGGTTTGGGGATCGGTACGTCGGCTGTTATTGCTCGTTTTTTAGGAGAAAAGGATCACATGGCCGCTAAAAATGCGGCGACAGGTGCACTCATATTAACTGCTATTATTGTTGGCTTGTTGTCAGCAGTAGGTTTTTATTTTACCGATGAAATATTTACCATGCTGGGTGCAAGTGCAGATTTATTGCCACTAATTCATGAATATATCGACATCTGGTATATCGGTAGTGTTTGTTTAATTGGCCCTATGATAGGTAATGCAGTATTACGTGCATCGGGTGATACAAAAACGCCAAGTATCATAATGGGAAGCGCTGGCCTTATTAATGCATTATTGGATCCGTTATTTATATTTGGCTGGGGACCCGTACCAGCAATGGGTATTAAGGGAGCAGCAATTGCGACATTGGTGTCATGGATTTTTGGTTTAGCCTTTGTGCTTTATTTACTGATGTTTAAAAAGAAACTGATACATACAAGCTTTTTACCTCCAACGGTTTTCATCGACTCGTGTAAGCGTATTTTACATATCGGTTTACCGGCTGCTGGTGCCAACATGTTAACGCCAATAGCGGCAGCCATTATGACGGCAATCGTCGCTGTTTATGGCGACTCTGCGGTAGCAGCCTTTGGTGTTGGCTCTCGTATTGAGTCAATTGCTAGTTTAGTAGTACTTGCGCTTTCTATGACATTGCCGCCATTTATCAGCCAAAACTTCGGTGCAGGGAACATGGAGCGAGTGGAACAGGCTTATCGCAGTTCGATTAAGTTTGTATTGGTGTGGCAAGTTGTGATTTACGCTGTGTTAATTTTAATCTCAGGATTTATAGCTGATGCATTCTCAAAAGAAGAGTCTGTCGCTGATATCATCAAAATGTTTATCTATACACTACCGCTTGGTTATGGTTTACAGGGCGTCATTATTTTAACTAACTCTTCATTTAATGCGTTGCATAAGCCGATGGTTGCCTTGGTTTTAAGTATTGTTCGTCTATTTGTATGTTACGTGCCTTTAGCGTATTTAGGGTCAGAGCTATACGGCTTAGAAGGGCTATTTGTCGGCGCACTTTTAGGTAACCTAATGATGGCGTTTATTTCTTATTATTCATTTACTCGTCAGTTCACTAAAGACGATGTTGAAGTGGAGCCTGTTTCTTCATGA